The Juglans regia cultivar Chandler chromosome 2, Walnut 2.0, whole genome shotgun sequence genome includes a window with the following:
- the LOC108987109 gene encoding uncharacterized protein LOC108987109, with translation MEALRSADGYALDVNVERAEDVLTHKTLLQLVEDPANRPAFDVWLVLKHQGVINYRNNCLMPLDDFLLSLHSQGQDLSSPWFNGQHLSSMILMLLEKWLIRPLKGSTQLNLSHGLLMSLHIASSWSLSFDHLCQKWFKRLFV, from the exons ATGGAAGCCCTCAGATCTGCGGATGG CTATGCATTGGATGTGAATGTGGAGAGGGCAGAGGATGTGCTGACTCATAAAACTCTACTGCAATTGGTAGAAGATCCTGCTAATCGACCAGCATTTGACGTTTGGCTGGTGCTG AAACATCAGGGAGTAATCAACTACAGGAACAACTGTTTGATGCCTTTGGACgactttcttctctctctacaTT CACAAGGCCAAGATCTGAGCAGTCCTTGGTTCAATGGGCAACACCTCAGCTCCATGATATTGATGCTCTTGGAAAAATGGTTGATCCGGCCCTTAAAGGGCTCTACCCAGTTAAATCTCTCTCACGGTTTGTTGATGTCATTGCACATTGCGTCCAG CTGGAGCCTGAGTTTCGACCACCTATGTCAGAAGTGGTTCAAGCGCTTGTTCGTTTAG
- the LOC108987141 gene encoding phospholipase A1-Ibeta2, chloroplastic-like, with protein sequence MKIASTPLPLQNLHLFQARPAGFMCQMSLLNPLTRPVATNSISLSEKRETSTELTRLHLANLEKLLQKPAAPPNQLDPQPLHKDSKNNGPMENKGKGRLEGLNLARLWPAVKAPEQMSPRNFNRLQRLLSKTNEYSPRNNLGSRWREYHGSNHWKGLLDPLDENLRREVVRYGEFVQAAYQSFHSNPTMSEDGPPSPHQVVLPDKSYKLTKSLYATSSIGLPKWVDDMAPDLGWMTQRSSWIGYVAVCDDKREIQRMGRRDIVIALRGTATCLEWAENVRAQLVQIQEDNDDNSIDKTQRQSKVECGFLSLYKTRGAHVPSLAESVVEEIQRLVDLYKDETLSITVTGHSLGAALALLVADEISRRALNVPPVAVFSFGGPRVGNKAFANRMNAQNVKVLRIVNSQDVITKVPGIFVGEELDQKLRNTRVGAVVDMLEKNMPLDYSHVGTELRVDTKMSPYLKPNADMACCHDLEAYLHLVDGFLASDVPFRANAKRSLGRLLQDQRSNVKKLYTRKAKALTLNLERDRLPMSGCLPSPT encoded by the coding sequence ATGAAAATCGCTTCCACGCCGCTTCCTCTTCAAAATCTACACCTGTTTCAGGCAAGACCTGCCGGCTTTATGTGCCAGATGTCTCTCCTAAACCCTTTGACAAGACCAGTGGCAACTAATTCTATATCACTGTCTGAAAAACGGGAAACATCGACTGAGTTAACTCGATTACACCTCGCCAACCTCGAGAAACTGCTCCAGAAACCAGCTGCCCCGCCGAACCAACTGGACCCACAACCCCTTCACAAGGATTCCAAGAATAATGGGCCGATGGAAAACAAGGGAAAAGGTCGACTTGAAGGACTTAACTTGGCTAGACTCTGGCCAGCAGTGAAGGCCCCCGAGCAAATGTCGCCCCGAAATTTTAACCGGCTCCAGCGACTCCTATCAAAGACAAATGAATACTCTCCGAGAAATAATCTCGGCAGCAGGTGGCGCGAATACCATGGCAGCAACCACTGGAAAGGCCTTTTAGACCCGCTCGACGAGAACCTCCGCCGAGAGGTGGTACGGTATGGCGAGTTTGTTCAAGCCGCCTACCAATCTTTTCATTCAAATCCTACCATGTCAGAAGATGGACCGCCCTCACCGCATCAAGTGGTCTTGCCCGATAAATCTTATAAACTGACTAAGAGTTTGTATGCCACTTCCTCCATCGGGTTGCCGAAGTGGGTGGATGATATGGCACCGGATCTCGGGTGGATGACCCAACGGTCTAGTTGGATCGGTTACGTCGCGGTTTGTGATGATAAGAGGGAGATCCAACGGATGGGACGTAGAGATATAGTCATTGCACTCCGTGGAACCGCAACATGTCTTGAGTGGGCGGAGAATGTTAGGGCCCAATTGGTTCAAATCCAAGAAGATAATGATGATAATAGTATTGATAAGACTCAAAGGCAATCAAAAGTTGAATGCGGATTCTTAAGCTTATACAAGACGAGGGGAGCTCATGTGCCAAGCCTAGCGGAGTCTGTGGTTGAAGAGATCCAAAGGCTCGTGGACCTATATAAGGACGAGACCCTAAGTATTACGGTCACAGGTCACAGCCTAGGTGCGGCATTGGCTTTACTTGTAGCAGATGAAATCAGTAGGAGGGCCCTAAACGTACCACCAGTTGCTGTCTTTTCCTTTGGTGGACCTCGTGTTGGCAATAAAGCTTTTGCCAACCGTATGAATGCCCAAAATGTGAAGGTGTTAAGAATTGTCAATTCCCAAGATGTGATCACTAAAGTCCCTGGTATATTTGTAGGGGAAGAGCTAGACCAAAAGCTAAGAAACACAAGGGTTGGAGCGGTGGTTGACATGCTTGAGAAAAACATGCCATTAGACTACTCTCACGTTGGAACCGAATTACGGGTTGATACGAAAATGTCACCGTATTTGAAGCCCAATGCTGACATGGCATGTTGTCATGACTTAGAGGCTTACCTACACTTGGTGGATGGGTTCTTGGCATCTGATGTTCCATTTAGGGCAAATGCTAAAAGGAGTTTAGGGAGGTTGCTACAAGATCAGAGATCGAATGTCAAGAAGTTGTATACTAGAAAGGCAAAAGCCTTGACTTTAAATCTTGAAAGAGATAGACTGCCCATGTCTGGTTGTTTGCCTAGTCCAACTTGA